A single Brevundimonas sp. SL130 DNA region contains:
- a CDS encoding metallophosphoesterase family protein produces MGRVLQFSDVHFGCEHKGAVAAALEYAHATTNDLVLITGDITQKGYPAEFRAAGEWMRAMPEPRFVIVGNHDVPYWSPVARLFHPWRAFETATGFPAHDGQFCNDTVMVRGVVTARGWQARPNWSKGVIDLDQTRRAAEALRQAPIGALRILACHHPLIEMVGTPMTGDVKRGDEAASIFAEAGVDLIMTGHVHVPFALPIDLADRCSYAVGCGTLSHRERGSPPGFNQVDWDDRTITVTALAWDGQAYSSQQIWRLPRRQDTRKAATAPSPDTPGVLEKAAV; encoded by the coding sequence ATGGGGCGGGTCCTCCAGTTCTCCGACGTCCATTTCGGGTGCGAGCACAAGGGCGCGGTGGCGGCTGCGCTGGAATACGCCCACGCCACGACCAATGACCTGGTGCTGATCACCGGCGACATCACCCAGAAGGGTTATCCGGCCGAATTCCGCGCGGCGGGCGAATGGATGCGCGCCATGCCCGAGCCGCGCTTCGTCATCGTCGGCAATCATGACGTCCCCTACTGGAGCCCGGTCGCCCGGCTGTTCCATCCGTGGCGGGCGTTCGAGACGGCGACCGGTTTTCCCGCTCATGACGGCCAGTTCTGCAATGACACGGTGATGGTGCGCGGCGTCGTCACCGCGCGCGGCTGGCAGGCGCGCCCCAACTGGTCCAAGGGGGTCATCGATCTGGACCAGACCCGGCGCGCCGCCGAGGCCCTGCGTCAGGCGCCCATCGGGGCGCTGCGCATCCTGGCCTGCCACCATCCGCTGATCGAAATGGTGGGGACGCCGATGACGGGCGACGTCAAACGCGGTGACGAAGCGGCCTCAATCTTCGCCGAGGCCGGGGTGGATCTGATCATGACGGGCCATGTCCATGTGCCCTTCGCCTTGCCGATCGACCTGGCGGACCGGTGCTCCTATGCGGTGGGCTGTGGAACCCTGTCGCACCGTGAGCGCGGATCGCCGCCTGGGTTCAATCAGGTCGATTGGGACGACAGGACCATCACGGTTACGGCCCTGGCCTGGGACGGCCAGGCCTATAGTTCGCAACAGATTTGGCGGCTGCCGCGCCGTCAGGACACCCGCAAGGCCGCCACTGCGCCCAGCCCCGATACGCCCGGCGTCCTGGAGAAGGCGGCGGTCTGA
- a CDS encoding DUF1328 domain-containing protein has product MIRWAIIFLVVALIAAVLGFGGIANFSFEIAKFIAVIAIILFVIALVAGGLRGRGVPRL; this is encoded by the coding sequence ATGATCCGTTGGGCAATTATCTTCCTGGTCGTGGCCTTGATCGCAGCCGTTCTCGGCTTCGGCGGCATCGCGAACTTCTCGTTCGAGATCGCCAAATTCATCGCCGTGATCGCTATCATTCTGTTCGTCATCGCCCTGGTGGCCGGCGGACTTCGCGGCCGCGGCGTCCCCCGATTATAA
- a CDS encoding glycine zipper domain-containing protein, producing MATTKAREDIKADLKTLKEDLKTGAREETQRLREKAEEAEAKLRAKGEEVREQARGYYDTARVRGREYYDDAAERLDEAQRYIVERVQERPVQSTAIALGVGVVLGLLLAGRRR from the coding sequence ATGGCCACCACCAAGGCTAGAGAAGACATCAAGGCCGACCTGAAGACCCTCAAGGAGGATCTGAAGACCGGCGCCCGCGAGGAAACCCAGCGCCTGCGCGAAAAGGCCGAAGAGGCCGAGGCCAAGCTGCGCGCCAAGGGTGAAGAAGTGCGCGAACAGGCGCGGGGCTATTACGACACCGCCCGGGTGCGCGGCCGCGAATATTATGACGACGCCGCCGAACGCCTGGACGAGGCCCAGCGCTATATCGTCGAACGGGTGCAGGAACGGCCGGTCCAGTCGACCGCCATCGCGCTCGGCGTCGGCGTCGTCCTCGGCCTGCTGCTGGCCGGCCGCCGCCGCTGA
- a CDS encoding fumarylacetoacetate hydrolase family protein, translated as MTDFLFAPRPLPSLPITGDDRRFPVRRILCVGQNYAAHAREMGSDPDKQSPFFFSKPGDALVSDGADPAYPSATANLHFEAELVAAIGEGGRIVGWAVGCDLTRRDLQAEAKTAGRPWDAAKGFDQSAPCGALTLGALPDPAGVIALTVNGETKQSSTLDDMILNPERIVEEAGKLWSLQAGDLIFTGTPSGVGPLTRGDRVVVTIDGLEPLSFEVV; from the coding sequence ATGACCGACTTCCTGTTCGCCCCCCGCCCCCTACCCAGCCTGCCGATCACCGGCGACGACCGGCGTTTCCCGGTCCGCCGCATCCTGTGCGTGGGCCAGAACTACGCCGCCCATGCGCGGGAAATGGGCTCAGACCCGGACAAGCAGTCGCCCTTCTTCTTCTCCAAGCCCGGCGACGCCCTGGTGTCGGACGGCGCCGACCCGGCCTATCCGTCCGCGACGGCCAATCTGCATTTCGAGGCCGAACTGGTCGCCGCCATCGGCGAGGGCGGGCGGATCGTGGGCTGGGCGGTCGGCTGCGACCTGACCCGCCGCGACCTTCAGGCCGAGGCGAAGACGGCGGGCCGTCCCTGGGACGCGGCCAAGGGGTTCGACCAGTCGGCCCCCTGCGGCGCCCTGACCCTGGGCGCCCTGCCGGACCCGGCGGGGGTCATCGCCCTGACGGTCAATGGCGAGACGAAACAGTCCAGCACCCTGGACGACATGATCCTGAACCCCGAGCGGATCGTCGAAGAGGCGGGCAAACTGTGGTCGCTTCAGGCCGGCGACCTGATCTTCACCGGCACGCCGTCGGGCGTGGGTCCGCTGACGCGCGGAGACCGGGTCGTGGTGACGATCGACGGGCTGGAGCCCCTCAGCTTCGAGGTGGTCTGA
- the maiA gene encoding maleylacetoacetate isomerase, translating to MILHGYWRSGASYRVRIALGLKELSYQTAAHDLRQGEQKAADYLALNPQGMVPALQDGDLVVTQSPAILEWLEETHPEPALLPKKSTDRAHVRAMAALIGCDIHPLNNLRVLKSLRGDFGADQATVDAWAARWITPGFTALEALVTRHGDGWSFGDAPGLVDCYLIPQLYSARRFNMDLKAWPRLLAVESRALAHPAFQAADPDRQPDADA from the coding sequence ATGATCCTGCACGGCTATTGGCGTTCGGGCGCCAGCTATCGGGTGCGCATCGCCCTGGGGCTGAAGGAGCTGTCCTACCAGACCGCAGCGCATGATCTGCGCCAGGGGGAACAGAAGGCGGCCGATTATCTGGCGCTGAATCCCCAGGGCATGGTGCCGGCGCTACAGGACGGCGACCTGGTCGTCACCCAGAGCCCGGCCATACTGGAATGGCTGGAAGAGACCCATCCCGAACCGGCGCTGCTGCCGAAAAAGTCGACGGACCGCGCCCATGTGCGAGCCATGGCGGCCCTGATCGGGTGCGACATCCATCCGCTGAACAATCTTCGGGTGCTGAAGTCGCTGCGCGGGGATTTCGGGGCCGATCAGGCGACTGTGGACGCCTGGGCTGCGCGGTGGATCACGCCGGGATTCACGGCGCTGGAAGCCCTGGTGACGCGCCACGGTGACGGCTGGAGCTTCGGCGATGCGCCGGGTCTGGTCGACTGTTATCTGATCCCACAACTCTATTCGGCGCGGCGATTCAATATGGATCTGAAAGCCTGGCCGAGACTGCTGGCCGTCGAATCCCGCGCCCTGGCCCATCCCGCCTTCCAGGCCGCCGACCCCGACAGACAGCCCGACGCCGACGCCTGA
- a CDS encoding aldo/keto reductase translates to MTHSPATPSAPSPIDRLALAVATEPQRLHSSPMTGQTGAREDAMRFLLQTGADAGVRMIATRPGGDGERLLGQAWPFPSPFRVTVRTVSLNEGLDRVEAQARRSLERLGLPRGEALLVDNAADLAGAEGRALWDRLQSLKNRGLFRSIGFCATIEDGPALLARRLEADVVQVSCNLLDQRAAAEGVLDELKSVGAQVHLASVFAGGLLFAGGDDLPPHLANYAQVLSRTRRRLAERRCDPMQAALAYAFSLDAVDRVVASVASAAELRAILAAAHAPRPDLNWSELALEAPAAFAADARARISSAA, encoded by the coding sequence GTGACGCATTCCCCCGCCACCCCCTCGGCGCCCTCGCCTATTGATCGCCTGGCTCTCGCCGTGGCGACCGAGCCCCAGCGCCTGCATAGTTCACCCATGACGGGCCAGACAGGCGCGCGCGAAGACGCGATGCGATTCCTGTTGCAGACCGGCGCCGACGCCGGCGTGCGCATGATCGCCACCCGCCCCGGCGGCGACGGCGAGCGCCTGCTGGGCCAAGCTTGGCCCTTTCCCTCGCCCTTCCGGGTGACGGTGCGCACCGTGTCGCTGAACGAAGGTCTGGATCGGGTCGAGGCTCAGGCGCGCCGGTCGCTGGAACGACTGGGCTTGCCGCGCGGCGAAGCCCTGCTGGTCGATAATGCGGCCGATCTGGCCGGGGCCGAAGGCCGCGCCCTGTGGGATCGTCTGCAATCCTTGAAAAATCGCGGCCTGTTCCGCAGCATCGGCTTCTGCGCCACGATCGAGGACGGGCCCGCCCTGCTGGCGCGACGTCTCGAGGCGGATGTGGTGCAGGTCTCGTGCAATCTTCTGGATCAGCGCGCCGCCGCCGAAGGCGTTCTGGACGAGCTGAAATCCGTCGGCGCCCAGGTGCATCTGGCGTCCGTCTTCGCGGGCGGCCTGCTGTTCGCCGGCGGGGACGATCTGCCGCCGCATCTGGCGAACTACGCCCAGGTTCTGTCGCGGACACGGCGGCGCCTGGCGGAACGGCGTTGCGACCCGATGCAGGCGGCCCTGGCCTACGCCTTTTCTCTGGACGCCGTGGACCGGGTGGTGGCCAGCGTCGCCTCGGCCGCCGAGCTGCGCGCCATCCTGGCCGCCGCCCATGCGCCCCGCCCCGATCTGAACTGGTCGGAACTGGCGCTCGAGGCGCCGGCGGCCTTCGCCGCCGACGCCCGCGCCCGCATCAGTAGCGCAGCCTGA
- a CDS encoding TonB-dependent receptor plug domain-containing protein — MKRSILLSTAALSVTVGAFAAPALAADDATPLDDVVVTATRLPAIVAETPGARVIDSKTIEQRGAVFAADILSDVPGLSVTRTGAFGGVAQVRMRGATPGKTLVLVDGAPVNDASEVNGAYDFSGFELGDIDRIEVLSGPQSSLWGSDAIGGVIAFTTKEIDGLRAEAEAGSYDTVRGRLAAGVANETWALGGYVSHFDTDGISAADEADGNTEADGFTNTTVGLKGRYAVSDTVKLDGSARWSKSEADLDGYPAPTYALADTDDSQESEQWSGFGRISLKALGLNHQFSVSASDIQRDTFSDYPSTYEANRQAYRWQADGATGAATYAFGAEREETEGSVSTGAKQDLGTTSVFATGRYAVTEALSVTGGLRFDDTDDFGSKTTGRISAAYDLAGGFTLSGAYGTGFKAPSISQAVCDFCYSSVPVPTLKPETADSVEIALGWASADGRFDGRATLYRLNIEDQITYFTDRTTFDSYYINIARTRSDGVELEGRAMLGGGFDLTLAYAWTDAEDRSTGARLLRVPEHAGSATLGWTGDRISGALTVRAEGDQDDSGGVRDSFVTANLNAAYQLTDQIALTARVENLADEQYQQVLGYGEPGRSAYVGVRLRY; from the coding sequence ATGAAGCGCTCCATTCTTCTCTCCACGGCGGCCCTTTCTGTAACGGTGGGCGCCTTCGCCGCGCCCGCCCTGGCGGCCGACGATGCGACTCCGCTGGACGACGTCGTCGTCACCGCCACCCGCCTGCCCGCCATCGTCGCCGAAACGCCCGGCGCCCGCGTCATCGATTCCAAGACCATCGAACAGCGCGGCGCCGTCTTCGCCGCCGACATCCTGTCCGATGTTCCGGGCCTGTCGGTGACCCGCACGGGCGCGTTTGGCGGCGTCGCCCAGGTCCGCATGCGTGGCGCGACCCCCGGCAAGACCCTGGTCCTCGTCGACGGGGCGCCGGTCAATGACGCCTCCGAGGTCAATGGCGCCTATGACTTTTCCGGCTTCGAACTGGGCGACATCGACCGGATCGAGGTCCTGTCCGGGCCCCAGTCCTCGCTGTGGGGTTCCGACGCCATCGGCGGCGTGATCGCCTTCACCACCAAGGAGATCGACGGCCTGCGCGCCGAGGCCGAGGCCGGCAGCTACGACACCGTGCGCGGCCGCCTGGCCGCCGGCGTCGCCAACGAGACCTGGGCCTTGGGCGGCTATGTCTCGCATTTCGACACCGACGGGATTTCTGCGGCGGACGAGGCCGACGGCAATACGGAAGCCGACGGCTTCACCAACACCACCGTGGGCTTGAAGGGGCGCTACGCCGTCTCGGACACGGTCAAGCTCGACGGCTCGGCCCGCTGGTCCAAGAGCGAGGCCGATCTGGACGGCTACCCGGCCCCGACCTATGCCCTGGCCGACACCGATGACAGCCAGGAGTCCGAACAATGGTCCGGCTTCGGCCGCATCAGCCTGAAGGCCCTGGGTCTGAACCATCAGTTCAGCGTCTCCGCCTCGGACATCCAGCGCGACACCTTCAGCGACTATCCCTCGACCTATGAGGCCAACCGCCAAGCCTATCGCTGGCAGGCCGACGGCGCGACCGGCGCCGCGACCTATGCCTTCGGGGCAGAGCGCGAGGAGACCGAAGGCAGCGTCTCCACCGGCGCCAAACAGGATCTGGGCACGACCTCGGTCTTCGCCACCGGCCGCTACGCCGTCACCGAGGCGCTCAGCGTCACCGGCGGCCTGCGGTTCGACGACACCGACGACTTCGGCTCCAAGACCACGGGCCGAATCTCGGCGGCCTATGACCTGGCCGGCGGCTTCACCCTGTCCGGCGCCTATGGCACGGGCTTCAAGGCGCCGTCGATCAGCCAGGCGGTCTGCGACTTCTGCTATTCGTCGGTCCCCGTCCCCACGCTGAAGCCGGAAACGGCCGACAGCGTCGAGATCGCCCTCGGCTGGGCCTCCGCCGACGGCCGGTTCGACGGTCGCGCCACCCTGTACCGGCTGAACATCGAAGACCAGATCACCTATTTCACCGATCGGACGACCTTCGACAGCTATTACATCAACATCGCGCGGACCCGCTCGGACGGGGTCGAGCTGGAAGGACGCGCCATGCTCGGCGGCGGGTTCGACCTGACCCTGGCCTATGCCTGGACCGACGCCGAAGACCGCTCGACCGGCGCGCGCCTGCTGCGCGTGCCTGAACATGCGGGATCGGCGACCCTGGGCTGGACGGGGGATCGGATTTCGGGCGCCCTGACCGTTCGCGCCGAGGGCGACCAGGACGATTCGGGCGGCGTGCGCGACAGCTTCGTCACCGCCAATCTGAACGCGGCCTATCAGCTGACGGATCAGATCGCCCTGACGGCGCGGGTCGAGAACCTGGCCGACGAGCAGTATCAGCAGGTGCTGGGCTACGGCGAGCCCGGTCGTTCGGCCTATGTCGGGGTCAGGCTGCGCTACTGA